A genomic stretch from Pochonia chlamydosporia 170 chromosome 4, whole genome shotgun sequence includes:
- a CDS encoding L-A virus GAG protein N-acetyltransferase (similar to Metarhizium acridum CQMa 102 XP_007811057.1), which translates to MALPPKEELPRELRYIQYQHNLESQYLPAIRSLISKDLSEPYSIYVYRYFLCQWAHLCFMAVNPSDLSLVGVIICKLEVHSSHSPPTRRGYIAMLAVQSSFRGHGIATALVKQAVDAMTKRNADEIVLETEESNIPAMRLYERLGFLRSKKLHRYYLNGNSAYRLVLPLRTVDYDGAQDYLTGDVS; encoded by the exons ATGGCCCTGCCACCAAAAGAGGAGCTACCTAGGGAGCTGCGGTATATCCAATATCAACATAACCTTGAGTCGCAGTACCTACCTGCCATTCGGTCGCTTATTTCCAAAGATTTGAGTGAGCCCTATAGTATCTATGTCTACAGATACTTCCTTTGTCAATGGGCTCATCTCTGTTTCATG GCCGTGAATCCATCTGATTTATCTCTAGTCGGAGTTATCATCTGCAAGCTAGAGGTTCACTCCTCTCACTCTCCGCCAACCCGCCGAGGCTACATTGCCATGCTCGCAGTGCAGTCGTCTTTTCGCGGACATGGAATCGCAACTGCTCTCGTGAAACAGGCAGTCGATGCAATGACAAAACGCAATGCCGATGAGATTGTCCTGGAAACTGAAGAGTCCAACATTCCGGCCATGCGACTGTATGAACGTCTGGGATTTCTACGGTCGAAAAAGCTGCATCGTTATTACCTCAATGGCAACAGTGCTTATCGACTTGTTCTTCCTCTCAGAACAGTTGACTATGACGGCGCGCAGGATTATCTTACAGGCGATGTCTCTTGA
- a CDS encoding Phospholipid:diacylglycerol acyltransferase (similar to Coccidioides immitis RS XP_001244511.1) codes for MATTLRRRGPRETQRRDNSSPTREESPAIQPTSHVHVVEKTPKATRKRRNTFIFLLGGICGLLAAGFFAKTNDLIDFPELGELSMDSFFDVLPAGLIKDMRDLVQGEREVTDAYDSFSVGLKARADGLHAHHPMIMVPGVISTGLESWGTANTSRQYFRKRLWGSWTMMRALVLDKELWKKHIMLDKKTGLDPPGVKLRAAQGFDATDFFITGYWIWNKIFENLATIGYDPTNSFTAAYDWRLSYPNLEVRDRYFSRLKSYIESAVEYEGEKVVLASHSMGSQVVYYFFHWVQSEQGGRGGEDWVDRHIGSWINISGCMLGAVKDLTAVLSGEMRDTAQLNAFAIYGLEKFLSKEERAEIFRAMPGISSMLPLGGNAVWGDLNWAPDDQPNQNFSYGSVLNFKVGANWTAPDKNLTVEGSMKYLFETTEDWYQKHIKNSYSHGVAHTAAEVEANEKDPSKWINPLETRLPNAPNLKIFCFYGVGKPTERAYYYRAPDQAANTKLKITIDTALTDGEVDHGVVMGEGDGTVNLLSTGYMCNRGWHMKRYNPGGSQITVVEMPHEPERFNPRGGPKTADHVDILGRQNLNELILRIAAGRGDTITDYVVSNIREYADKIKIHDDD; via the coding sequence ATGGCCACCACACTCCGCCGCCGCGGACCTCGCGAAACACAACGGCGTGACAACAGTTCACCGACTCGGGAAGAGAGTCCGGCAATCCAGCCGACGTCCCACGTTCATGTTGTCGAAAAGACGCCGAAGGCGACGCGAAAGAGACGAAATACCTTCATATTCTTGCTAGGCGGGATCTGCGGCTTGCTTGCTGCAGGCTTTTTTGCCAAAACCAATGATCTAATAGACTTTCCGGAGCTCGGTGAGCTCAGCATGGACAGCTTCTTCGACGTCCTTCCCGCTGGATTGATCAAGGATATGCGCGACTTGGTTCAAGGAGAGAGGGAAGTCACTGATGCGTACGATTCTTTTTCCGTAGGGCTCAAAGCACGAGCTGATGGCTTGCATGCTCACCATCCCATGATCATGGTTCCAGGCGTCATCTCCACCGGCTTGGAATCATGGGGTACGGCCAATACCTCTCGCCAATATTTCAGAAAACGATTGTGGGGTAGTTGGACAATGATGAGGGCGCTGGTTCTCGACAAGGAGCTGTGGAAGAAACATATCATGCTCGATAAGAAAACCGGCCTCGATCCACCAGGCGTGAAATTGCGCGCAGCTCAAGGCTTTGATGCCACAGACTTTTTCATCACGGGATACTGGATCTGGAATAAGATATTTGAAAACTTGGCTACCATTGGTTATGACCCAACAAATTCTTTCACAGCCGCGTACGACTGGCGATTGTCCTATCCCAACCTCGAGGTACGGGACAGGTATTTCTCCCGCCTCAAATCTTACATTGAATCAGCAGTCGAATACGAAGGAGAGAAGGTGGTCCTAGCCTCCCACAGCATGGGCAGCCAAGTCGTTTACTACTTTTTTCACTGGGTTCAGTCAGAGCAAGGCGGCCGTGGGGGAGAAGATTGGGTCGACCGTCACATTGGTTCTTGGATTAACATCAGCGGGTGCATGCTTGGTGCAGTGAAAGACCTTACTGCGGTCTTGTCCGGTGAAATGAGAGATACCGCCCAGCTCAACGCTTTTGCCATATATGGGTTGGAAAAGTTTTTGAGCAAGGAAGAACGGGCGGAGATCTTTCGCGCTATGCCAGGCATTTCCTCTATGCTGCCACTCGGCGGCAACGCGGTTTGGGGTGATTTGAACTGGGCTCCGGATGATCAGCCAAATCAGAATTTTTCCTACGGCTCTGTTCTCAATTTCAAAGTCGGGGCCAACTGGACTGCTCCAGATAAGAACTTGACTGTTGAGGGTTCAATGAAGTATCTCTTCGAGACTACTGAGGACTGGTATCAGAAACATATCAAGAACAGCTATTCCCACGGCGTTGCACACACCGCAGCAGAGGTAGAAGCTAACGAGAAGGACCCAAGCAAATGGATCAATCCCCTTGAGACGCGGTTGCCAAATGCCCCCAACCTGAAGATATTTTGCTTCTATGGTGTTGGCAAACCTACTGAACGTGCATATTATTATCGCGCTCCGGATCAGGCAGCCAACACAAAACTAAAGATCACCATTGACACGGCCCTTACTGACGGCGAGGTGGACCACGGCGTGGTCATGGGCGAAGGCGACGGCACAGTCAACCTTCTCAGCACGGGATACATGTGTAATCGTGGGTGGCATATGAAGAGGTACAACCCCGGAGGCTCACAGATTACTGTGGTGGAGATGCCTCACGAGCCAGAGCGGTTCAACCCTCGAGGTGGCCCGAAAACCGCCGACCATGTCGATATCTTGGGACGCCAAAATCTCAACGAACTCATTCTCAGGATTGCGGCTGGCAGGGGTGACACTATCACAGATTATGTTGTTAGTAATATCCGTGAATATGCGGACAAGATCAAAATCCATGATGACGATTAG
- a CDS encoding translation Initiation factor eIF- 4e-like domain-containing protein (similar to Metarhizium robertsii ARSEF 23 XP_007820795.1) gives MDTDTNESHFYGTEEERQLLQARVDRFDVSAWAKQHKTWGFGSPRRQPSRCAESAKLHNPYAGVGYAWQLTETLDQFLTRLPPATTDQSDETPWIFVCNPYVSREGKHEESGAFIKGNEDEAPAEKDSQLRFVVQGAMERLDLLADLKRKVESSGKSTAFVNRELLQEKKQAVSDVLALAHAGKVRSGKWMLFCPPSEVNEVWRVVAKATAQNELGIAAKVAPRPQFDDNRKDRLICVYTTDFQDKSDVGRVLQQLKTLKLAESNQRSIYYKPDIFTYIGLAHGNPWGLAASIYNSQVFTRQNSNGN, from the exons ATGGACACGGATACCAATGAATCGCACTTCTATG GAACTGAGGAAGAAAGGCAGTTGCTCCAAGCTCGGGTTGACCGGTTCGATGTGTCCGCTTGGGCAAAGCAACACAAAACCTGGGGATTTGGTTCTCCACGAAGACAACCTTCACGCTGTGCTGAGTCCGCCAAGCTGCACAACCCCTACGCTGGCGTGGGCTACGCATGGCAGCTCACCGAGACGTTAGACCAGTTTTTGACTAGACTgccgccagcaacaaccgATCAGAGTGACGAGACACCTTGGATCTTTGTTTGCAACCCCTACGTTTCACGCGAGGGGAAACATGAAGAGTCCGGCGCATTCATCAAAGGcaacgaggatgaagccCCAGCAGAGAAGGACAGCCAATTGCGCTTTGTGGTGCAAGGTGCAATGGAGAGATTGGACCTTCTAGCAGATCTGAAACGAAAGGTGGAATCGTCAGGAAAGTCGACTGCATTTGTAAACAGGGAACTGTtgcaagaaaagaagcaggCCGTGTCTGATGTCCTTGCCTTGGCTCACGCAGGCAAAGTGCGAAGTGGAAAG TGGATGCTGTTTTGCCCACCATCCGAAGTCAATGAAGTTTGGAGAGTCGTAGCCAAGGCCACGGCACAGAATGAGCTCGGGATTGCTGCCAAGGTGGCTCCGAGGCCGCAATTTGACGACAATCGGAAAGATAGGCTCATTTGTGTATACACGACCGATTTTCAAGACAAGTCCGATGTTGGTCGCGTGCTGCAACAATTGAAAACGCTCAAACTTGCCGAGAGTAACCAGAGAAGCATTTACTATAAACCAG ATATTTTTACCTACATCGGCCTCGCTCACGGGAATCCATGGGGTCTAGCTGCCTCGATTTACAACTCGCAGGTTTTTACGCGACAAAATTCCAATGGCAATTGA
- a CDS encoding PH domain-containing protein (similar to Coccidioides immitis RS XP_001248010.1): MDRRRPPSALSSQSTLSTAMSHSQPTPKANANANSNANLNRSSSLLQRRSQGHLLHKDPSLDSHRLQDNDSRSPLSQHHHHHPRQSSPNGKTSSPAPVAAGAGRFTEEWDASQRGSSIIDESYRSHFAAMQRSNSVHSFAAGDDQQLPVRNNTLRKKSSMRRTSSLRRSSSRRSNRAGSVRSLALHSASDPDDSHSAFYCPVPTSGTPTDVLANRFQTWRKVLKDLITYFREIQSHYEQRSKSLIKLANVANNISTPPQFLKSAGIDDALQFLRNYNRAAIQEANKSKEIEEDVILALTGLRSDLQQKIKEIKHLSGDFKNSVDREMDSTSKAVRALADVLDKTEVDSSSTTGKQDPYLMRLAVDRQVERQIDEENYLHQAYLNLEGSGRELESIVVGEIQKAYNAYAGILKREADNSYAVVDELREGPIGMPKDQEWIHFVTHDEQIVDPTIPMRSSDQIHYPGQDHLSAQEIRAGLLERKSKYLKSYTAGWYVLSTTHLHEFKSADKAQAPIMSLYLPEQKLGSHSTEGGSSNKFILKGRQTGAMHRGHTWVFRAESHDTMMAWYEDIKALTEKTPEERSQFVRTHSRSLSRSSRRSVSSDGIVDEDDDEPFSANQMDVNPEPREDAVPRRPQPGGRFPSDLQINAQRGLQAPQSPSSVSSGRQEHSPDAQVYAAAGALPVAGYVAGHEDRRLHHGQEKHLGYGGTDQTPMENMHSQAAIASEQAQRDGINPYTSEPVSQSPHREGGYFAGAVVGSKGYQEHDAEETNAGAVGEVSHLPNETPIHSVDAIPGESENQAMAENGRSKAAETGGENYVNGAAYSDKIDPIALTASNIPRSETQRELALQVVPETNTAEHVTPAETPLGETSRMNRKADNRTDSVATISNLQIPGKFPKGTGVASP; the protein is encoded by the exons ATGGATCGTCGCCGTCCTCCCTCTGCCTTGTCGTCACAGTCGACTCTGTCCACGGCCATGTCGCACTCGCAACCAACGCCCAAGGCCAATGCAAATGCTAATTCTAATGCCAACCTGAACCGGAGCTCCTCTCTCCTCCAACGTCGGTCACAGGGCCACTTGCTGCACAAGGACCCGAGCCTCGACAGTCACCGTCTACAGGACAACGACTCCCGATCCCCTCTAtcgcagcatcatcaccaccatccgcGCCAGTCCTCCCCCAACGGCAAAACGTCCTCTCCCGCTCccgtggctgctggtgcggGTAGATTCACAGAGGAGTGGGACGCCAGCCAGCGCGGAAGCTCCATCATCGACGAGAGCTACAGGTCCCATTTCGCCGCAATGCAGCGTTCCAATTCTGTGCACAGCTTCGCTGCTGGCGATGATCAGCAGCTACCTGTGCGGAACAACACTCTTCGCAAGAAGTCATCTATGAGGCGGACCAGCAGTCTCAGGCGCAGTAGCAGTCGCCGAAGCAACAGAGCCGGTAGTGTCAGGAGCTTGGCCTTGCATTCTGCCTCCGACCCCGATGATTCCCACAGCGCATTTTATTGTCCAGTTCCTACCTCTGGCACTCCGACAGATGTGCTTGCCAACAGATTCCAGA CTTGGAGAAAGGTTCTCAAAGACCTGATAACGTACTTTCGCGAGATCCAATCGCATTACGAGCAACGGTCCAAATCTCTAATCAAGCTTGCCAACGTTGCAAACAACATTTCGACTCCCCCTCAATTTCTCAAATCAGCCGGAATCGATGATGCCTTGCAATTTCTACGTAACTACAACAGAGCTGCAATTCAAGAAGCCAACAAATCAAAGGAAATTGAGGAAGACGTCATTTTGGCCTTGACAGGGTTGAGGAGTGATCTTCagcaaaaaataaaagaaatCAAGCACTTATCTGGAGACTTCAAGAACTCGGTCGACCGCGAGATGGATAGCACCTCCAAGGCCGTCCGTGCTCTCGCTGATGTGCTTGACAAGACCGAAGTCGACTCTTCGTCCACAACCGGCAAACAGGACCCCTATCTGATGCGCCTAGCTGTCGACAGACAGGTCGAGCGCCAAATAGACGAAGAAAACTATCTTCACCAG GCTTATCTGAATCTTGAGGGTTCTGGCCGAGAGCTCGAGTCCATTGTTGTTGGGGAAATACAAAAGGCATACAATGCATACGCAGGTATCCTAAAGCGCGAGGCGGATAATTCTTATGCGGTTGTGGACGAACTGCGTGAAGGTCCCATTGGCATGCCCAAGGATCAGGAATGGATTCACTTTGTTACACACGACGAGCAGATTGTTGACCCCACGATCCCCATGCGATCTTCGGACCAGATTCATTATCCTGGCCAGGACCACCTCTCGGCGCAGGAGATCCGCGCCGGGCTTTTGGAGCGCAAGAGCAAGTATTTGAAGAGTTATACGGCTGGATG GTATGTTCTCTCGACGACACACCTTCACGAGTTTAAGTCTGCCGACAAGGCGCAAGCCCCAATCATGTCACTTTATCTGCCCGAGCAGAAGCTCGGCTCCCATTCGACTGAGGGTGGATCGTCCAACAAATTCATTCTCAAAGGACGCCAAACCGGTGCGATGCACCGAGGGCATACTTGGGTTTTCCGAGCTGAAAGCCACGACACCATGATGGCGTGGTACGAAGACATCAAGGCATTGACCGAGAAAACCCCGGAAGAACGATCCCAGTTTGTGCGCACGCACTCGAGGAGCCTCAGCCGATCATCCCGCCGATCCGTAAGCAGCGACGGCATcgtggatgaagacgatgacgagcCTTTTTCTGCAAACCAGATGGACGTCAACCCAGAGCCACGAGAGGACGCAGTTCCCCGGCGGCCTCAACCAGGTGGGCGGTTTCCATCAGATCTTCAAATCAACGCACAGCGTGGCTTACAGGCGCCACAATCGCCTTCTAGTGTAAGCTCCGGCCGCCAGGAACATTCTCCGGATGCCCAAGTCTATGCAGCCGCCGGGGCTCTACCCGTTGCTGGGTATGTGGCCGGGCACGAGGATCGGCGTCTGCATCATGGTCAGGAGAAACACTTGGGTTATGGGGGCACCGACCAAACTCCAATGGAAAACATGCACTCTCAAgccgccattgccagcgAACAGGCTCAGCGTGATGGTATTAATCCATATACGAGCGAGCCTGTTTCCCAGTCGCCACACCGAGAAGGGGGGTACTTTGCCGGTGCCGTCGTGGGTTCCAAGGGATACCAGGAacatgatgctgaagaaaCGAACGCCGGCGCCGTCGGTGAAGTCTCTCACCTTCCCAACGAAACGCCTATTCACAGTGTAGACGCCATTCCGGGAGAGTCTGAGAACCAGGCTATGGCGGAGAATGGCCGCTCAAAGGCTGCCGAAACGGGCGGTGAAAACTACGTTAATGGCGCCGCATATAGCGACAAGATAGATCCCATTGCATTGACAGCTAGCAATATTCCTAGGTCTGAGACTCAACGAGAGCTCGCTCTCCAAGTGGTCCCCGAGACCAACACCGCCGAACATGTTACCCCGGCTGAAACCCCCTTAGGCGAGACCAGTAGAATGAATCGGAAAGCTGACAATAGGACGGATAGCGTTGCCACCATTTCAAACCTGCAAATCCCTGGAAAGTTTCCCAAGGGTACTGGTGTAGCCTCGCCATGA
- a CDS encoding WD40 repeat-like-containing domain-containing protein (similar to Metarhizium robertsii ARSEF 23 XP_007820794.2) codes for MDNVPLAASAKRLVLDLPPSCMQFSPIDSSYFVVGTYNLHRQDPSESEPESQTQTQQAVPEATENDVPETESATRISQSRSGSLIIKVQAMPQPSALLDLRFHPHHSKHQGIFAVVSSTGTLAIYRLNTENNQPLEHVATSRCSDLGEDVLFLQCNWHPSVENVIAVTTSTGLARVFYLNGSWAIKDWVDVDVQNTLEAWSVCLSNPDSSNGDERKQVTVYCGGDDSILRYTSLSLGQSNIKQNIETEYPPISIKGPHNAGVTAILPLSAWTPAGWRIVITGSYDDQLRVFAVNDPHESYGAKMVQLLTEIDLGGGVWRLNLIDMKVNSLQRGSVYILLLASCMHAGPRVVEVVTDDGQTWRCSVLARFEEHQSMNYAADCLYNHDKRSLTCVSTSFYDRLMCLWTCDL; via the exons ATGGACAATGTGCCCCTGGCGGCATCCGCAAAGCGTCTTGTTCTTGACTTACCTCCCAGCTGCATGCAGTTTTCTCCCATTGACAGCTCGTACTTTGTGGTAGGGACGTACAATTTACACAGGCAGGACCCGTCCGAATCCGAACCCGAatcccaaacccaaacccaacAAGCTGTACCGGAAGCCACAGAAAATGATGTTCCGGAAACAGAGAGTGCAACTAGAATATCACAGAGCCGGAGTGGTAGTTTAAT CATCAAGGTCCAAGCAATGCCGCAGCCTTCAGCTTTGTTAGATCTTCGATTTCACCCACATCATAGCAAGCACCAGGGCATCTTTGCTGTTGTTTCAAGTACAGGCACGCTGGCGATATATCGTCTCAATACAGAAAACAACCAGCCGCTAGAACACGTGGCAACCAGTCGTTGCAGTGATCTCGGGGAAGACGTTTTGTTTTTGCAATGCAACTGGCACCCATCTGTTGAAAATGTGATTGCGGTGACTACCTCGACTGGATTGGCCAGGGTCTTTTATCTCAATGGAAGTTGGGCCATCAAGGACTGGGTCGACGTAGATGTCCAGAACACGTTGGAAGCTTGGTCAGTATGCCTGTCCAACCCagacagcagcaacggcgaCGAAAGGAAGCAGGTAACGGTGTATTGTGGTGGCGACGATTCAATTTTAAGGTACACATCGTTGTCGCTGGGTCAGAGCAACATTAAACAAAATATTGAGACAGAGTATCCTCCAATAAGTATCAAGGGTCCTCACAACGCAGGAGTTACTGCAATCCTGCCTCTTTCAGCCTGGACACCGGCAGGCTGGCGGATTGTTATAACCGGAAGCTATGACGATCAACTTCGAGTCTTCGCTGTTAATGATCCACATGAAAGCTATGGGGCGAAGATGGTGCAACTTCTGACGGAAATCGATCTTGGTGGTGGAGTATGGCGGCTGAACTTGATCGACATGAAGGTGAACTCTTTGCAAAGGGGATCTGTCTACATTCTTCTTCTGGCATCTTGTATGCATGCCGGGCCGAGGGTAGTGGAGGTTGTGACCGATGATGGCCAAACTTGGCGGTGTTCAGTGCTTGCAAGATTTGAGGAGCACCAGAGCATGAATTATGCTGCAGACTGTCTATACAACCATGACAAGCGCAGTCTGACCTGCGTCTCGACTAGTTTCTACGATAGGCTAATGTGTCTCTGGACCTGCGATCTGTGA